Proteins encoded by one window of Acetivibrio thermocellus ATCC 27405:
- a CDS encoding chemotaxis protein CheA, whose amino-acid sequence MANISESPEMLEALIREVEEQLQLLKKDIAKLEQNYKATQKAEELLSIAHPLKGSFAAVDFEKIKTLIHEMENILDKIRRGLVEISEPIIVLLFESLDYLKMLKQGLDSDANNIKAENAIDIEITPVISKLKEILSQSKPNDNNSDTAENAEVEQKNQTIFMLDEKQQERVNQAPDHKTEGEGKKVVHTVRVDIDHLERMMELVGELVIEQIRIAQISNNLYNQYPFDETVDELIGISNRIPVLINELQDRIMKTRMISVQQLFSRFPGMVRDLSLSLNKEIDLVLEGGETEIDRTIMEEISDPLIHLIRNAIIYGIENQEIRKKLGKPEKGKLRIAALPEDSNVIITVEDDGAGIDVQKIKQSAIEKMVITEQEADNMTEQQLINLIFHADFSASQNASDVSDYRVRMDIVRNHIERLNGIIDVETCPGRGTKFIIKLPIKLPLTLAILKGLLVKISNETYALPMDNVVEIVRKPKNEIESINGQAVAVIRDRAIPLVWLHDYFGVPRDEERKNMLIVLVGIAEKRFGLVVDELIGNQEVVVTNLGSYIGKVEGISGATILGDRSVACILDVVGVANIVNNRQASKINGEYLQINDEELTQ is encoded by the coding sequence ATGGCTAACATATCTGAAAGCCCGGAAATGTTGGAGGCTTTAATTCGCGAAGTGGAAGAACAGCTACAACTTCTCAAAAAAGACATTGCAAAATTGGAACAAAACTATAAGGCAACACAGAAAGCCGAAGAATTACTCAGCATCGCACATCCCTTAAAAGGTTCTTTTGCTGCTGTGGATTTTGAAAAAATAAAAACTCTTATTCATGAAATGGAAAACATTTTGGATAAAATCCGCAGAGGTCTTGTTGAAATATCCGAACCGATTATCGTTCTTCTTTTCGAGAGTTTGGATTATTTAAAGATGCTAAAGCAAGGTTTGGATTCTGATGCAAACAATATTAAGGCAGAGAACGCTATCGATATAGAAATAACTCCTGTGATAAGTAAATTAAAGGAGATACTGTCTCAAAGCAAACCAAACGATAATAATTCGGATACGGCTGAAAATGCAGAAGTTGAGCAAAAGAACCAAACGATATTTATGCTTGATGAAAAGCAGCAGGAACGGGTAAATCAGGCACCCGATCATAAAACAGAGGGAGAGGGAAAAAAGGTTGTACATACTGTAAGGGTGGATATAGACCATCTGGAAAGAATGATGGAACTGGTTGGTGAGCTTGTGATTGAACAGATACGGATCGCCCAGATTTCAAATAATTTATATAACCAGTACCCTTTTGACGAAACTGTTGATGAACTGATAGGTATTTCAAACCGTATACCGGTGTTAATCAATGAGCTTCAAGATAGAATAATGAAAACCCGTATGATATCGGTGCAGCAGTTATTTAGTCGCTTTCCGGGAATGGTCAGAGATTTGTCCCTTTCATTGAATAAGGAAATTGATTTGGTGCTTGAAGGTGGAGAGACCGAAATAGACAGGACTATCATGGAAGAAATCAGTGACCCGTTAATCCATCTTATACGGAATGCTATAATTTACGGGATTGAAAATCAGGAAATCCGAAAAAAGCTGGGGAAACCTGAGAAGGGCAAATTGCGGATAGCAGCATTGCCTGAGGACAGTAATGTAATTATAACGGTTGAAGATGACGGAGCTGGAATTGATGTGCAAAAGATAAAGCAATCTGCCATTGAAAAGATGGTGATTACGGAACAAGAAGCAGACAACATGACTGAGCAGCAGTTAATAAACCTCATTTTCCACGCTGACTTTTCCGCTTCGCAAAATGCAAGTGATGTTTCTGACTATAGAGTCAGAATGGATATTGTAAGGAACCACATTGAAAGGTTGAATGGAATCATTGATGTCGAGACGTGTCCAGGCAGAGGGACAAAGTTCATAATCAAACTGCCAATCAAGCTTCCTCTTACCCTTGCAATATTGAAAGGACTTTTAGTCAAAATCAGCAATGAAACTTATGCGCTACCCATGGATAATGTGGTTGAAATTGTGAGGAAACCGAAAAATGAGATTGAATCCATCAATGGACAGGCAGTGGCAGTTATAAGGGACAGAGCGATTCCTTTGGTATGGCTGCATGACTACTTCGGTGTGCCGCGAGACGAAGAGAGGAAAAATATGCTGATTGTTTTGGTGGGAATAGCTGAAAAACGTTTTGGACTTGTGGTGGATGAACTCATAGGAAATCAGGAAGTTGTTGTCACAAACCTTGGGTCTTATATAGGCAAAGTGGAAGGTATTTCCGGAGCTACAATCTTGGGAGACAGAAGTGTGGCCTGTATATTGGACGTGGTAGGAGTTGCGAATATAGTAAACAATAGACAGGCATCTAAAATAAACGGCGAGTACTTACAAATAAATGATGAAGAGTTAACACAGTGA
- a CDS encoding chemotaxis protein CheW — translation MNELLTSLYVACELVNEKYALKISDVYEIIKMQNITPIPNSQPFLEGVINLRGKIIPVVNLHKRLGLTNYTPTKKTRIVVVKSRDEMIGVVVDKVNHVIRFSDIQPPPEMIAGIDGSYFEGIGITDEGVVSILKIDSVLYE, via the coding sequence ATGAATGAACTTTTGACCAGTCTATATGTGGCTTGTGAATTAGTAAATGAAAAATATGCTTTAAAAATCAGTGATGTATATGAAATTATCAAAATGCAAAATATTACTCCGATACCTAACAGCCAGCCTTTTCTGGAAGGGGTTATCAATCTTCGGGGAAAAATCATTCCTGTAGTCAACCTTCATAAAAGGTTGGGACTTACCAATTACACTCCTACAAAAAAAACCCGCATTGTTGTGGTGAAGAGTAGAGATGAGATGATTGGAGTTGTGGTTGATAAAGTGAACCATGTCATAAGATTTTCGGACATTCAGCCACCTCCGGAGATGATAGCAGGAATTGATGGCAGCTACTTTGAGGGTATAGGTATTACTGATGAAGGGGTAGTTAGCATTCTAAAAATTGATAGCGTACTCTATGAATAA